The window CGCCTCTTCTTGAGAAATTTCAGCCCAAGGAAGTCTGTCTATAGCCATTATTTACCCTTCAATCTGGACCGTGTTTGTTTACTTATTACTTATTGATGTGGCTTATTTATGGCCTCCATAAAAAGCGGCCACTGGAACGCTTATGGCCGAGTGATGTACTTAAGGCTGTTGGCCGCCGTCCAAACATATTCTTCATCTCTCAACTTTAATTATTTCAGTGACAGTTTGCATTCAATTTTCCCCCGAAATACAATGTGTATATGGGTCATGGCTGGCTTTTGTAAACTGTATATATTCATAGATATCTTTCGGATTCATTCTCAGATGGCTTCGCGGACTACTTCTCCGACTACGAATGCAACCAGCCCCTCATGGAGAGAGCCGTCCTCACAGCAACCTCCTCCTTGACGGACAGGGACCCCGAAAAAGCACGTTTAAATGGTGAGTTTTGTTCCCTGTTTAGAAGCCTATAAAACTTTTAACTtttagaaattatttttaaattagcTCCCCCCTtttagtttgttttatttgcttttatttaaatttaaataacagCTTTAATATAtcattgaaattatttatttattttatagctTAGTTAAGAGTGCTatcagttttgtttttatgtagaaaataaagttttgttatattttttaaaattaaataggCTCCCGCCCCCCCACTAGTATTATTACAGTATTATTCAAAAACCAGCAAAAAAAAGTACATTATTCCCCGCCCACTCTGGCCATACTGTGAGTGGCAAGAAGAAGATCGGGGGATTGGAAAACAACGAATCGAAAACGCCCCAAGCCATGATTGTAGAAGCAATTAAGGCAATTAGCTAGCCGGAAATGAACAAGCACATCTGCACCCGCTGGGCCTTCGACCTGGCCAGCTGGTCGCCCACTCTTCCCCAGCTGGCCCAGGCGGTGGCCTCGATTCAGGCGGAGGAGCGCACTCGCCTCATGAAGTTCCACTTCATTGATGACTTTCTGTCCTCGCTAATTGGCCGCCTTTTGATGCGAAAATACGTGAGCACGTGCAGCGGTCTGCCACCCCACCAGGTCCGGTTCGCCAGGGACGTGAGGGGCAAGCCCTACTGGGTGAGCGGGGAAGGGGACCGGCAGCGGCCACCCCTCAGTTTCAATGTGTCGCACCAAGGTGATCTGGTGCTTCTGGCAGGCGTCTGCGGGGACTCTTCTGAAGGGGACTTTGGTGTCGGGGCGGATGTGATGAAGATCGAGTACAGTGGCGGCAAGGCCCTGTCCGAGTTCTTCCGCCTGATGAGGAACAAGTTCTCCCCCCACGAATGGAGCTACATAGGCAGACCACAGCACAATGAGCGGGCCCAGATCAAAGCCTTCATGCGGCATTGGTGCCTGAAGGAGGCGTACGTCAAGGAGCTGGGAGTGGGCATCACGGTGGACCTGCAGAAGATCAGTTTCTCCGTCGACACCACCCACAGTCTGGCGGAAGAGGTGTCGCCCCTCACCGGCACTACTCTGCGGTGTCAGGACCAGCCCATGGACAACTGGCACTTTGAGGAGCATTTGCTGAAAGAGGACTACTGTGCCGCCATAGCATTCCGCAACTGCCTGCCCCAGGAGCAGGCCAGGTTCCAACTGCTGCCCATAGAACAGTTGCTGGTGGAGAGCGATCAGTCGGGATCGGAGGACGTCGTCGCCTACTGCCAAAAGGCCTTGCTCAAACCCCACAAAAAAGAGTCCTGAAACTGAGTTGTTATCCCTAGAATAAACAtgcatttgtattttttgtaaaaatcgaattaatTGTAATCCCCGCCTGTTGTCATGTGGCCCGCACCCCAAAAATCGCTTGTTTGCCTGGCACTGGATAAACAAACGCGACGGAGCGAAGCCGGAAATATGCTTAAAAGGGCCATAAACCCACATTTAGCAGTAGGAACCGGCCGTAATGGGACTCAGACAGGGGCCAGACATCGGTTCATGCGACGGGGTAGCACAGGAGCTTACTCCTTTAggtttatttgatttatttttggcattcCCGAAAGTTTTGTCGATGGCGGCGGCGATAGCGTTGCCAACGGCGGACAAAGGACTGTTCAATGCGGCAGGGAGGCGGCGAACTTAAGGATCTGCACTTCCCATGTGCATATATGCCAGGGTCTGCAATCAGCGTCTGGAAGTTCTCACACTGCTTCGTCACACCTGCTTGCGATTCGGCGCGGCCTGGCCATTAAAACAAAAGGACGCTGTTCGCGATTGTTTATGCCCGAAGGACGAAGGCCGGAGAACTCTCCCATTTCATGTTGACACCAACTCAACCCTCGGGATTACAGAATCCTTTTCCGGTCCCGGTTTCAACCCCGATCTGGGGCAGGCCACTTGCATCTGTCAATCGCAATCGCCCCTAAATTATGGTTTATTAATTGGAAATACCCCCTTGGCGATTTTCGGCAATTTTAAACTACTCCAGGCCTTTAATAGGTTAAGCCCTGTCCCCGACCCATTTGTTACTTTTAAGTGCGATTTGTTTTGcctttgttttctgttttaaatgtattattttcgttttattGCCCTTCAtcccatgcccatgcccaaTCCCATCTGCGAACCCCAGCTGGCACCTCGTGGTCGGCCAAGAACTCGGACTTCGACCAGCGTCTGATTATTGACCTGGGCGTGGTGCGGAACGTGACGCACATCGCCCTGCAAGGACGCCCGCACAGCAATGAGTACGTCACCGAGTACTCCATTAGCTACGGCATAACCGATCTGGAGTTCGCCGACTACAAAGAGCCGGGCGGCAACGTCAAGGTAAACACTCGAGGTGGTTGGGAAACACTTGGTGGCTGTGTGGAAAGTAGTGGTGGCTGGAAAAGTGATCCACATATCGGATCGGATAATCGGATTTTCGCAATTCGTATTTATGTTTGCTTGCTTTTGTACTTtagccttttttttattgatttatcCTGCATCCTGTCCCGCATGCATCTGCTTTGTGTTTGGTTACTAGTTCCATAGTCCTGTAGATAATACACCTCCTCTGCCCCCCATCCCCTCACTCTGAACTGCCACTAACATTGTTGGTAACTGTGCACCTTGTGCAGGTAACGCTGCTTGGACACCGGTCGAGAATACGTATAACCACTTTCTAACACTCGACCTGGGGGATCCGCGGACGGTGCGCAAGATCGCCACCATGGGACGCATGCACACGGATGAGTTTGTGACGGAGTACATCGTTCAGTACTCGGACGATGGCGAGTTCTGGCGCTCGTACGTGAACCCCACGAGTGAGCCGCAGGTACTGTGACTAATCTAGCCTATAAGTACTTTAAGCACACAACTAATTTCATTGTGGTGGCTCCTGGACAAGGGTTGGGCTATTTCGCACCAAGCTTTCTGTTTGATGAGATTCTAATAAAAACCCTCACCTCCACATGGCAGATGTTCAAGGGCAACTCCGACGGCAACTCGATCCACTACAACGTCTTTGAGGTTCCCATCATCGCCCAGTGGGTGAGAATTAATCCCACCCGCTGGCACGATCGCATCTCCATGCGTGTGGAGCTTTACGGCTGCGAATACAGTGAGTTTTCAATAAAGctatctttaaataaaaaaataaactaaaaatctATTCCATGCAGTTGCGGAGAACCTCTACTTCAATGGCACTGGCCTAGTGCGCTACAAACTGCAGGAGCCGATAGCCTCGCTGAAGGAGTCCATCCGGTTCCGCTTCAAGACCGCCTTCGCCAACGGCGTGATGATGTACTCGCGCGGCGCCCAGGGAGACTACTACGCCCTGCAGCTGAAGGACAACAAGATGGTGCTAAACCTCAACCTGGGCTCGAAGATCATGACTTCCCTGTCCGTAGGCAGCTTGCTGGACGACAATGTGTGGCACGATGTGGTCATCTCGCGGAACCAGCGCGACATTATCTTTTCGGTGGACCGGGTCATAGTGCGGGAGAAGATCAGGGGCGAGTTCAGCCGACTGAACCTGAATGGGGCGTTGTACCTCGGTGGGGTGCCCAACGTCCAGGAGGGCCTGATCGTCCAGCAAAACTTCTCGGGCTGCCTGGAGAACATTTACTTCAACTCTACCAACTTCATCCGCTCCATGAAGGACAGTTACGAGCTGGGCGAGGCCTACCGCTTCGAGAAGGTGAACACCATCTATGCGTGTCCTTCGCCGCCCATCTATCCGGTCACCTTCACCACCCGCGGCTCCTTCGTCCGCCTGAAGGGCTACGAGAACTCCCAGCGCCTGAACGTGTCCTTCTTCTTCCGCACATACGAGGAGAAGGGAGTGATGCTGCACCACGACTTCTACTCCGGGGGCTACATCAAGGTGTTCCTCGAATACGGCAAGGTCAAGATCGACCTCAAGGCCAAGGACAGACCGCGCATCATACTGGACAACTACGACGAGGCGTTTAACGACGGCAAGTGGCACTCCTTCATTGTGTCCATCGAGAGGAACCGTTTGGTTCTGAACATCGACCAGCGCCCGATGGTCACCACCAAGAATCTGCAGATCGCCACCGGAGCCCAGTACTACATAGCGGGCGGAAAGGACAAGTATGGCTTCGTGGGCTGCATGCGTTTGATTTCGGTGGACGGGAACTACAAGCTGCCCCAGGACTGGGTGCAAGGCCAAGAGGTTTGCTGCGGCGACGAGGTGGTGGTGGACGCCTGCCAGATGATCGATCGCTGCAACCCCAATCCCTGCCAGCACAAGGGCGTGTGCCACCAGAACTCCATGGAGTTCTTCTGCGACTGTGCGCACACGGGCTATGCCGGCGCTGTTTGTCACACTTGTGAGTCTGTCTGTTCGTTGCAAAGGTGTTCTGGTTCTCATGTCTATCGTTTTTGTTAGCCAACAACCCACTCTCCTGCCAGGCCCTCAAGAATGTCCAGCATGTGCAGCAGCGAGTCAACCTGAACATCGATGTGGACGGCAGTGGCCCGCTGGAGCCGTTCCCAGTTACTTGCGAGTTCTATTGTGAGTTTCTTATTGTGTTTTTCATTAAGACAGTCAGTGATTGATGGATTTCTTTTGTTTAGCCGACGGAAGAGTGATCACCACCCTTAGCCACAGCCAGGAGCACACCACCACTGTGAACGGCTTCCCCGAGCCGGGCTCCTTCGAGCAGTCCATCATGTACGACGCCAACCAACTCCAAATCGAGGCCCTGCTGAACCGCTCCCAGAGCTGCTGGCAGCGCTTGAGCTACTCCTGCCACTCCTCCAGGCTCTTCAACTCACCCTGTAAGTAGTTGCCACCTTTTAATGAATTCTATGGAAATTACAATACCTTTGACAGCCGAGGCCGGCAACTTCCGTCCCTTCTCGTGGTGGATCTCGCGGAACAACCAGCCCATGGACTACTGGGCGGGTGCTCTGCCCGGCTCCAGGAAATGCGAGTGCGGTATTCTGGGCAAGTGCCACGACCCCACCAAGTGGTGCAACTGCGATTCGAACAGTCTGGAATGGATGGAGGACGGCGGTGACATCCGGGAGAAGGAGTACCTGCCGGTCAGGGCCGTGAAATTCGGAGACACGGGCACCCCGCTCGATGAAAAAATGGGCCGCTATACCCTGGGCCCCCTGCGCTGCGAGGGCGACGATCTGTTTAGCAACGTGGTGACCTTCAGAATTGCCGATGCCTCGATCAACCTACCCCCCTTCGACATGGGACACTCTGGTGACATCTACCTCGAGTTCCGAACCACTCAGGAGAATGCAGTACTCTTCCATGCCACCGGGCCCACGGACTATATCAAGCTCAGCTTGAACGGCGGCAACCAGCTGCAGTTCCAGTACCAGGCAGGAAGCGGACCTCTCGGCGTTAACGTGGGCACGAGCTATCATTTGAACGACAACAACTGGCACACGGTGAGTGTGGAGCGCAACCGGAAGGAGGCCCGCCTAGTGGTCGATGGATCGATCAAGGCCGAAGTTCGGGAGCCCCCAGGCCCAGTGCGCGCTCTCCACCTGACCTCAGATTTGGTGATTGGCGCCACCACAGAATACCGCGACGGGTATGTGGGCTGCATTCGTGCTTTGCTGCTCAACGGAAAGATGGTGGATCTGAAGGACTACTCCAAGCGGGGCCTGTACGGCATCAGCACGGGATGTGTGGGCCGCTGCGAGTCGAGTCCCTGCCTCAACAACGGCACCTGCATTGAGCGTTACGATGGCTACAGCTGCGATTGTCGTTGGAGCGCCTTCAAGGGACCCATTTGCGCCGATGGTGGGTTGATCCTTCTCGCTTATAATGATGACTTGCTCATTTCTTAATGATTTCCAGAGATTGGTGTCAACCTCCGCTCTAGTTCGATTATCCGCTACGAGTTCGAGGGATCCTTCCGCTCCACCATTGCCGAAAACATTCGCGTGGGCTTCACCACCACAATTCCCAAGGGATTCCTGCTGGGCTTCTCTTCGAACCTAACTGGCGAATATCTGACCATACAGATTTCCAATTCAGGTgggttttctttaaaaatttcgtagGTATTGGATCTAACCTTGGTGTGCTCTGGTTTCAGGGCACTTGCGCTGTGTATTTGACTTTGGCTTCGAGCGGCAGGAAATCATTTTCCCGAAGAAACATTTTGGCTTGGGCCAGTACCACGACATGCACTTCATGCGCAAGAATGGCGGCTCTACGGTCGTGCTTAAGGTGGACAACTACGAGCCTGTGGAGTATAATTTCGACATCAAGGCCTCGGCGGACGCCCAGTTCAACAACATTCAGTACATGTACATTGGCAAGAACGAGTCCATGACCGATGGCTTCGTGGGCTGTGTGTCGCGAGTGCAGTTCGATGATATCTATCCCCTCAAGCTGATGTTCCAGCAGAATCCACCCAAGAACGTCAAGTCATTGGGCAGTAAGTTTTCATAGATAGTCTGAGAGTGTCTTGATATTAAAGGGGTCTCGTTTTTAGCGCAATTAACGGAGGACTTCTGTGGCGTTGAGCCAGTGACGCATCCGCCCATCGAAATAGAGACTAGGCCACCGCCTTTGGTGGACGAGGAGAAGCTCCGCAAGGCTTACAACGAAGTGAATTCCGTTCTGCTAGCTAGTGAGTTGCTGAAGTACTTTATAAATTGAAGACACTTTACTAAACTTATAATACTTTCAGTTCTGCTCGTTATCCTCTTCCTGCTCCTGGTTCTCATGTTCTTCCTCATCGGGCGCTACTTGCACCGACACAAAGGTGACTACTTGACGCACGAGGATCAGGGCGCCGATGGGGCCGACGATCCGGATGACGCTGTCCTCCACTCAACCACTGGCCATCAAGTCAGGAAGAGGCAGGAGATCTTTATCTAAGCCTGTCGCCAGAAAATGCACACAAATCGTTTTTTATCGCCTTAGACACGCCATAGCGACAACTCAGACACCAAAAACtaagaaaacaaaagcaaaatcaAACATCTTACAGACAAAGCAAAAACGTTTACTTTTTCCCGCACTGCCACTTTTTGGAGCAAGTGAAGGCTAGGATTGGATTTGTAATTGGTCAGCTGGCTTTTTTTTAGGTTGATTCGTCTTTTATTTTGTCTGACGGCATTTTACCTTATTTGTATTTCGAAATATTTCAATAGTCACACAAAACCGTCCATTTTTAGTTGATAATTCCAACATTTTGTTTTGCGAAATTAAGTTATACTTGTAATTTAAGTTGATTTTCGGAACCGCAACCAATTATGTTCAGTTTGTTTACCGTGCGAGTCTATAAAGAACATTCCATTATTTTTAGTACGAATCTCGCGtaactttaatttaaaatgtcTTCTAAAGTTGAAAATCACGAAAATAATTTTGTGGCTAAACAAACCGGGCTACGTTCGAATACAAAAGCATTAAAAgcaatttgtatttttggaaaatactTATTGAACTCGActtgaaattttgcaaatataCATTAGAATGTGTATATAGGTATATagagctatatatatataaatatatgtaattACGAAAAAATGAGACAatgaaacaaatttaaatttttaactttcAATAAAGGAAGAAACTACTTATAATAAAAATCTAACATTCTACTCACCTTTGGGGTTCTTGGGGGCTTTCTTCGGAAAATACTGGCTGTTCAGTCTCTTAAAGTTtattcaatatatatataatcttgtatactaaaatatatatatgtgtataagTATATAGGCTATTCCAAATATTAATATCTGTATGTTTTTGATTTCCTTCGTGTAAAGTTAATCGTAACAATATAGTATAACGCTAATTTTGATTACTACGGTTCTTGGTTTTCTGCTTGTTAATTTTCTCTACTAGATGTATTGGAATATTTTGGTTTTTCATGGTATTCATGAGTATAATATTGTTATTATCTAACAACAGTCTAAGTCACATGTAACTCGTTAAGGTAGTATAACACTGGGTGGGTATCCACAATCCATATTCAATATTAAGTATTCGCGTCGTTGTTCCATAACTAAGTTCTAGATTCGGGTGTTCGTCCTGGCTAGACCCCGCGCTACTCCCGGGACAGCATTTCTCTACATTGTACCTAAGTTCAACTATGGGTTAATGCCTCAGCACCGTCAAAATCGGTTCTAAATGGAAGATTACAATTTGTTGTATTGATTATGTACTTCGGTTAGTTGATATTAATGCTTATTGATATGCTCACTTCCACGGAAATCAAAACAATGAACGCACTATCACAAACGTCAAATGAAATTACGAAATTCTACAGGAATTCAAGGATATTCCGCACTTACACAAGTGCCGCTATTGTCCACCCACATGCTACCCGACGGACGGCGGGCTCCCGGACTTTCGGCTACCAACCTAATTGTGCACGTTCCCGTTTGCCAGCATCCGGTAGCGATTCAGCAGCTGCACCGCCGCGTCCTGCACGGGCTCCAGCTTCCCGTGCGTCTCCTCGTACATGTCCAGCATGATCCTTTCTCACAAAACCGTGCAGATCACAAATAGCAGCGACACCAGGCACAACATGGCCACAATGTCCCGGTGCAGCTTCCGATCCCGGTAGAACGGCCGCGTCGAGTAGCTCTCCCTGCGAGTCTGACGGAGCAGCCAAACCGGAACGAAGAGCTGGAGCAGATCCGGCACCATGAATCCAATATCTCGCACTATTTGGTGGGCATACCCTTCTCCACGCACCACATTGAGAAAGAACTGGTCGAAGCTGCTGGCCAGGATGTGCAGCAGGGCGATACCTACGATGCAGAAGACCTTCTTGGGGGTAACTACGTTCGTTGCGTTGGCCAAGTGCATCACCAAAACTGTCGAGATGAGCTCCGTTATCTGAAATTTAAATGATTGGACATAGTTTAAGGTGTAATAGACAGCCGATCAAGGTATTCTAATCACAGGTATTTGATTATTGGTAAAGATAGAGCCTCTCCCAAATTCTCCTTCCCATGCAATGCCCCAACTGAAGCCTTCAGAAAATTAGACAAAAATCTAAATACAAATATGTTTGAAGATTTTAAAGCAGAttggtggggaatcgatccagaaatcgtttaaggtattccgctcgagaatcggatgaatattggccaagatatggccatcgctttGGGCCATATTGGCAATCCTTGCATTTCCGGTGTTTTTCAAGGGAGTCCCCcagaaaaatgaacaaaaaatcgatttgaaaatttgttgtAGGATTTCGATGCAGATgaacggggaatcgatccagaaatcgtttgaggtattccactcaagaatcggatgaatatcggccaagatatggccatcgctttGGGCGATATTGGCAATCCTTGCATTTTCGGTGATTTCCAAGGGAGTCCCCcagaaaaatgaacaaaaaatcgatttgaaaatttgttgtAGGATTTCGATGCAGAtggacggggaatcgatccagaaatcgtttgaggtattccactcaagaatcggatgaatatatgcaaagatatggccatcgctttGGGCCATATTGGCAATCCTTGAATTTCCGGTGtttttcaaggggtcccccagaaaaatgaacaaaaaatcgatttgaaaatttgttgtaggattttgatgcagatgaacggagaatcgatccagaaatcgtttgaggtattccgctcaagaatcggatgaatattggccaagatatggccatcgctttGGGCCATATTGGCAATCCTTGCATTTCCGATgttttccaaggggtcccccagaaaaatgaacaaaaaatcgatttgaaaatttgttgtAGGATTTCGATGCAGATgaacggggaatcgatccagaaatcgtttgaggtattccacttaagaatcggatgaatattggccaagatatggccatcgctttGGGCGATATTGGCAATCCTTGCATTTTCGGTGATTTCCAAGGGAGTCCCCCagaaaaatgaataaaaaatcgatttgaaaatttgttgtAGGATTTCGATGCAGAtggacggggaatcgatccagaaatcgtttgaggtattccactcaagaatcggatgaatatcggccaagatatggccatcgctttGGGCGATATGGGCAATCCTTGCATTTTCGGTGATTTCCAAGGGAGTCCCCCagaaaaatgtacaaaaaatcgatttgaaaatttgttgtAGGATTTCGATGCAGAtggacggggaatcgatccagaaatcgtttgaggtattccactcaagaatcggatgaatatcggccaagatatggccatcgcttcGGGCCATATTGGCAATCCTTGCATTTTCGGTGATTTCCAAGGGAGTCCCCcagaaaaatgaacaaaaaatcgatttgaaaatttgttgtAGGATTTCGATGCAGAtggacggggaatcgatccagaaatcgtttgaggtattccgcacAAGAATCAgatgaatattggccaagatatggccatcgctttAGGCCATATTGGCAATCCTTGCATTTCCGATGTTTTCCAAGGGAGTCTGTTTTTCCCcagaaaaatgaacaaaaaatcgatttgAAAAGTTGTTgtgggattttgatgcagattggcggagaatcgatcaagaaatcgtttaaggtattccgctcaagaatcggatgaatatatgcaaagatatggccatcgctttGGGCCATATCTCGCCATAGATGATCCTCTGCATTTCCCGAATTTGGAAGGGGTCCCCCAGAAAAGGTGACGAAAAATCGTTGTGGATCAAAGTGTCCTTTTGATTTGGGTTGGTTTCTAACGGTCTTTAGTTGTTATGTACGGGGTTGAATTCtgtatatttattcaaaatggGTGGCAAAGGAAACCATTAAAATTATGGCTAACCCTTTCTCTCAGCTATGAATAAATTTGAGCCAAGAACTTTggggcttttttttttccatcgaTTGTTGGTGATGGCGATTCGCTCATTAACGGCCCTAAACTTTTAAGTTTCTACTTTGGCTGGATGGATGGATTTGCTCTTGAAACTTATAGCCCGACCCCTGTTCTATTTCCAGGACTAAAGCTATCTCCGCGGCCGTGGGGGTGGCTGACAAGTGCGAAAATTTTGCGGGAAAATGTTCGATTGGAGCGCATATTGAGCAAGTTTGGAGCGCACTCGCTCGGGCAAACTTTGCCAATAAATTATGAATAGCCGGTAACTGGCTGGTGCCCACACATAGTGCACTATACTATATCCGAGGAGTACATGTGACGGCACGTCGCTGCGATATTTGACTTTGAGTTGTGAGTTGCCAGTTAAAAAATACACAGAAAAAAAGCCAAGCCTTTTAAAGATACTTTTATGAGATGTTGTATCTCATAGTCGGCATATCTTCTCCCCGTGTAGGCCGAGCACTCACCGTAAAGAAGAGCTGATGGTTCCACTGATTGTAGTAGTCGTCGTTGTAGTAGTTGATGTAC of the Drosophila ananassae strain 14024-0371.13 chromosome 2R, ASM1763931v2, whole genome shotgun sequence genome contains:
- the LOC6507434 gene encoding neurexin-4 isoform X3, with amino-acid sequence MGRMHTDEFVTEYIVQYSDDGEFWRSYVNPTSEPQMFKGNSDGNSIHYNVFEVPIIAQWVRINPTRWHDRISMRVELYGCEYIAENLYFNGTGLVRYKLQEPIASLKESIRFRFKTAFANGVMMYSRGAQGDYYALQLKDNKMVLNLNLGSKIMTSLSVGSLLDDNVWHDVVISRNQRDIIFSVDRVIVREKIRGEFSRLNLNGALYLGGVPNVQEGLIVQQNFSGCLENIYFNSTNFIRSMKDSYELGEAYRFEKVNTIYACPSPPIYPVTFTTRGSFVRLKGYENSQRLNVSFFFRTYEEKGVMLHHDFYSGGYIKVFLEYGKVKIDLKAKDRPRIILDNYDEAFNDGKWHSFIVSIERNRLVLNIDQRPMVTTKNLQIATGAQYYIAGGKDKYGFVGCMRLISVDGNYKLPQDWVQGQEVCCGDEVVVDACQMIDRCNPNPCQHKGVCHQNSMEFFCDCAHTGYAGAVCHTSNNPLSCQALKNVQHVQQRVNLNIDVDGSGPLEPFPVTCEFYSDGRVITTLSHSQEHTTTVNGFPEPGSFEQSIMYDANQLQIEALLNRSQSCWQRLSYSCHSSRLFNSPSEAGNFRPFSWWISRNNQPMDYWAGALPGSRKCECGILGKCHDPTKWCNCDSNSLEWMEDGGDIREKEYLPVRAVKFGDTGTPLDEKMGRYTLGPLRCEGDDLFSNVVTFRIADASINLPPFDMGHSGDIYLEFRTTQENAVLFHATGPTDYIKLSLNGGNQLQFQYQAGSGPLGVNVGTSYHLNDNNWHTVSVERNRKEARLVVDGSIKAEVREPPGPVRALHLTSDLVIGATTEYRDGYVGCIRALLLNGKMVDLKDYSKRGLYGISTGCVGRCESSPCLNNGTCIERYDGYSCDCRWSAFKGPICADEIGVNLRSSSIIRYEFEGSFRSTIAENIRVGFTTTIPKGFLLGFSSNLTGEYLTIQISNSGHLRCVFDFGFERQEIIFPKKHFGLGQYHDMHFMRKNGGSTVVLKVDNYEPVEYNFDIKASADAQFNNIQYMYIGKNESMTDGFVGCVSRVQFDDIYPLKLMFQQNPPKNVKSLGTQLTEDFCGVEPVTHPPIEIETRPPPLVDEEKLRKAYNEVNSVLLAILLVILFLLLVLMFFLIGRYLHRHKGDYLTHEDQGADGADDPDDAVLHSTTGHQVRKRQEIFI
- the LOC6507625 gene encoding uncharacterized protein LOC6507625 — protein: MFDITWLPTACGSLAPALIPPAHIVILWYFWENYARYVDRHFCTCSCWDTVFKGPYESGVAAYKHMYFNATPNTFKMWILTVFAVIALYECIKRLIALILQQRVRYSMLLLFLLSIFSHYYAWWAYINYYNDDYYNQWNHQLFFTITELISTVLVMHLANATNVVTPKKVFCIVGIALLHILASSFDQFFLNVVRGEGYAHQIVRDIGFMVPDLLQLFVPVWLLRQTRRESYSTRPFYRDRKLHRDIVAMLCLVSLLFVICTVL